A window of the Pyrodictium abyssi genome harbors these coding sequences:
- the tcmP gene encoding three-Cys-motif partner protein TcmP, which translates to MDSLPENQKNQVQVFFDKYYPTKEQHYWSVTKLFAHAMYIPMFLQIGLHNVAKGKFSKLVYIDTHSGPGLAKIGGDERDIVLGSALLALHWPRVVASQVPQFKNIARGFDELHFIELSWRNTNILRKFVNSFTHVKVYTDDANRSLPRIPVDERALVYLFVDPYGELDSQLSYDALSSFVARHRADIMMSVFASHLARGFSSISRIDLLKERVERIFGPGFCTSTCPGAQLLCSIGAATRDAVLEAFKCLLRKLGYQKVVDIPVRFEKGILYYMVLATKGSGGWIDGYIDYISNKAPKDYETLKKLWLRATGRLVGLDNFF; encoded by the coding sequence ATGGACAGCCTTCCTGAGAACCAGAAGAACCAGGTCCAAGTCTTCTTTGACAAATACTATCCTACAAAGGAGCAACACTATTGGAGCGTCACAAAGCTCTTTGCTCACGCCATGTATATACCTATGTTTCTGCAAATAGGGCTCCATAATGTTGCTAAGGGCAAGTTCTCAAAGCTAGTATACATAGATACGCATTCCGGTCCAGGGCTAGCTAAGATAGGGGGCGATGAACGAGACATAGTCCTAGGGTCAGCTCTCCTAGCTCTACACTGGCCCCGTGTAGTCGCGAGCCAGGTGCCTCAGTTCAAGAACATAGCTAGGGGATTTGACGAACTCCACTTTATTGAGCTAAGCTGGCGCAATACGAACATACTGCGTAAGTTCGTTAACAGCTTTACACATGTAAAGGTATATACTGACGACGCTAATCGGAGTCTACCTCGCATACCCGTGGATGAAAGAGCATTGGTGTATCTCTTTGTCGACCCGTATGGCGAGCTTGATTCGCAACTTAGTTACGACGCGCTAAGCAGCTTCGTTGCCCGCCATAGGGCCGACATAATGATGAGCGTGTTTGCCTCTCATCTTGCCCGCGGATTCTCCAGCATATCAAGGATAGACCTGCTAAAGGAAAGAGTTGAGCGTATCTTTGGGCCAGGGTTCTGTACAAGTACGTGCCCTGGGGCACAGCTTCTTTGCAGTATTGGCGCAGCTACACGCGATGCCGTGCTTGAAGCCTTCAAATGCTTGCTAAGGAAGCTGGGTTATCAGAAGGTAGTTGACATTCCGGTCCGCTTTGAGAAGGGCATTCTCTACTACATGGTATTAGCTACAAAAGGGTCTGGAGGCTGGATAGACGGCTACATAGATTACATTAGTAACAAAGCGCCAAAAGACTATGAGACGCTGAAAAAGCTCTGGCTACGTGCAACCGGTAGACTTGTTGGCCTCGATAACTTCTTCTAG
- a CDS encoding DUF5131 family protein codes for MWHSIGEFVEHVLERGARKVTCWKKGSEGCRVAKVSVEPSLVGERVYVWTESEVEELQRRIKSLDSMRRFFISLMNTEKGRKMFTIVSETWNPVTGCDHNCIYCWARQLALTKLRRAPRYREGFRPRLNPEEFRKRFKGGVVFVSDMGDLWGEWVPDDWIRRVLNHIKRFPNTWFLFLTKNPQRYHDFLDEIPPNAILGATIETNRDSYFQEGHKPRMSSAPLPSRRYRAMKELDWPLKFISIEPILDFDLDVFTRWIEEINPFMVYIGYDNYSHRLPEPPLAKTRELIKRLEDFTLVIRKTIRPAWNETLNKYTSGVKETGQARESKKTAEAEQAAAV; via the coding sequence ATGTGGCATAGTATAGGTGAGTTCGTCGAGCACGTCCTCGAAAGAGGTGCAAGGAAAGTCACTTGCTGGAAGAAGGGATCCGAGGGGTGCCGTGTCGCAAAGGTTAGCGTCGAGCCAAGTCTAGTAGGTGAACGGGTCTACGTATGGACTGAGAGCGAGGTAGAGGAGCTCCAGCGGAGGATTAAGAGCCTAGACTCTATGCGCCGGTTCTTCATATCGCTGATGAATACCGAGAAGGGGCGGAAAATGTTCACCATAGTCAGCGAGACGTGGAACCCCGTCACGGGGTGTGACCACAACTGTATCTACTGCTGGGCACGGCAGCTAGCGCTCACGAAGCTACGACGCGCCCCCCGCTACAGAGAGGGCTTCAGGCCCCGGCTCAACCCCGAGGAGTTCAGGAAGCGGTTCAAAGGCGGCGTAGTCTTCGTAAGCGATATGGGCGATCTATGGGGCGAGTGGGTCCCTGATGACTGGATCCGTCGTGTACTAAACCATATAAAGAGATTCCCTAATACATGGTTCCTCTTCCTGACCAAGAACCCGCAGCGCTACCACGACTTCCTGGACGAGATCCCGCCTAACGCGATACTAGGCGCCACTATCGAGACTAACCGGGACAGCTACTTCCAGGAAGGCCACAAGCCAAGGATGTCCTCGGCTCCACTGCCTAGCCGCCGCTACAGGGCTATGAAAGAGCTAGACTGGCCTCTCAAGTTCATCTCTATAGAGCCGATCCTAGACTTTGACCTGGACGTGTTCACCAGGTGGATCGAGGAGATAAACCCGTTCATGGTCTACATAGGCTACGACAACTACAGCCACAGGCTCCCAGAACCCCCGCTAGCTAAGACACGAGAACTTATAAAGCGGCTAGAAGACTTCACACTCGTTATACGGAAAACGATTCGCCCAGCATGGAACGAGACACTCAACAAGTACACAAGCGGGGTGAAAGAAACTGGGCAAGCAAGGGAGTCAAAGAAAACAGCAGAGGCAGAACAAGCAGCAGCCGTATGA